A DNA window from Hordeum vulgare subsp. vulgare chromosome 1H, MorexV3_pseudomolecules_assembly, whole genome shotgun sequence contains the following coding sequences:
- the LOC123450772 gene encoding protein RADIALIS-like 3 gives MSSGSSSRSTSPSSDSGWSKKENKMFEEALAYYGEGAPNLWEKVASAMGGTKSAEEVRRHFQILIDDVNNIEYGRIPFPKYKTQGFWT, from the coding sequence ATGTCTTCAGGGTCATCGTCGCGGAGCACCTCGCCGAGCTCAGACTCGGGGTGGagcaagaaggagaacaagatgtTTGAGGAGGCGCTGGCCTACTACGGCGAGGGCGCCCCCAACCTCTGGGAGAAGGTGGCCAGCGCCATGGGGGGCACCAAGTCCGCCGAGGAGGTGCGCCGCCACTTCCAGATCCTCATCGACGACGTCAACAACATCGAGTATGGCCGCATCCCCTTCCCCAAGTACAAGACCCAGGGCTTCTGGACCTAA